The following coding sequences lie in one Desulfobotulus pelophilus genomic window:
- the queD gene encoding 6-carboxytetrahydropterin synthase QueD: MYELRVRGDFAAAHQLHNVTEKCENLHGHNFEVEAAVEGNELGEAHVLMDFGLLKQYVREILASLDHCFLNEHPAFAGKNASSENIARFIADKLAERLLPLGEGVRVRRVRVWESARASAAYYP; this comes from the coding sequence ATGTATGAGCTTCGGGTAAGGGGAGACTTTGCCGCAGCACACCAGCTTCATAATGTGACGGAGAAATGTGAGAATCTCCATGGTCATAATTTTGAGGTGGAAGCTGCTGTGGAAGGAAACGAACTGGGCGAAGCCCATGTTCTCATGGATTTCGGCTTGCTCAAACAATACGTACGGGAAATTCTTGCATCCCTTGATCACTGTTTTTTAAATGAACATCCTGCTTTTGCCGGGAAAAATGCTTCTTCTGAAAACATCGCCCGTTTTATTGCAGACAAGCTTGCCGAGCGTCTTCTCCCCCTTGGGGAGGGAGTACGGGTCCGCAGGGTTCGGGTTTGGGAGTCTGCCAGGGCCAGTGCTGCTTATTATCCGTAA
- a CDS encoding Com family DNA-binding transcriptional regulator — MKTSQDTIAKQEGCGVEGDIRCRRCRRLLMKGLVIKVEVKCPKCGSLQLFGSRPECGMGG, encoded by the coding sequence TTGAAAACATCTCAAGATACCATTGCAAAGCAGGAAGGCTGTGGGGTGGAAGGAGATATCCGTTGCCGCCGTTGCAGGAGGCTGCTGATGAAAGGGCTGGTTATTAAAGTGGAAGTGAAATGCCCGAAATGCGGTTCCCTGCAGCTGTTTGGCAGCCGGCCGGAATGCGGTATGGGGGGATAA